A window of the Macaca nemestrina isolate mMacNem1 chromosome 4 unlocalized genomic scaffold, mMacNem.hap1 SUPER_4_unloc_1, whole genome shotgun sequence genome harbors these coding sequences:
- the LOC139361029 gene encoding SH3 domain and tetratricopeptide repeat-containing protein 1-like, which yields MASTTASLQLHQTVGTRVVAAAGPAVPTEPSLACRCSLVIILYLNWLKPICRLWFKHIRNLMMLPSVVLLCDLRPRRVQECQSWEPPSQLPGFPEPPLSSPGDGRDVIRDSVEEAETEQPQEQGQLRAVQWLCYFYSVIMPRKAQCVIYHKLQLSLTHKVADKVLEGQILETISQLYLSLGTEWAYKSALDYTKRSLEISIDLQRKEEAAHAWLQAGKIYYILRQSELVDLYIQVAQNVDLYTGDPNLGLELFEAAGDIFFNGAWEREEGMSFYRVSWPVG from the exons atggcctcaaccacagcttctctgcagctgcatcagactgtggGGACAAGAGTggtggctgctgcagggcctgctgtccccacggagcccagtcttgcttgccGCTGCAGCCTGGTGATCATTTTGTACCTCAA CTGGTTGAAGCCTATTTGCCGTCTCTGGTTCAAACATATTCGAAACCTGATGATGCTTCCCTCGGttgttctgctgtgtgacctccgcCCCCGCAGGGTTCAAgagtgtcagagctgggagccgCCTTCACAACTACCAGGGTTTCCGGAACCTCCTTTATCTAGCCCTGGTGACGGAAGAGATGTCATCAGAG ACTCAGTAGAGGAAGCTGAGACCGAGCAGCCGCAGGAACAAG gccagctgcGGGCCGTCCAGTGGCTGTGCTACTTCTACAGCGTCATCATGCCCAGGAAGGCCCAGTGTGTCATCTACCACAAGCTCCAGCTCTCCCTGACCCACAAAGTGGCCGACAAGGTGCTGGAGGGGCAGATCCTGGAGACCATCAGTCAGCTCTACCTGTCCCTGGGCACGGAGTG GGCCTACAAATCCGCTCTGGACTACACCAAACGAAGTCTGGAGATTTCCATTGACCTCCAGAGGAAAGAGGAGGCGGCGcatgcctggctgcaagcagggaagatctattacatcctgcggcagagcgagctggtggacctgtacatccag gtggcacagaatgtggacctgtacacaggcgaccccaacctggggctggagctgtttgAAGCAGCTGGAGACATCTTTTtcaatggggcctgggagcgggaggaaggcatgtccttctaccgggtgagctggcctgtgggctga